In Pleomorphomonas sp. T1.2MG-36, a single window of DNA contains:
- a CDS encoding DUF3419 family protein, whose product MSKQKTKDLLANAVHANKLASRQGMLERLFTFAFSGLVYPQIWEDPAVDMAALELGPDKRIITIASGGCNVMNYLMASPAEIVAVDLNPAHIALLKLKLTAARHLPNHESFFRFFGHADERENTARYDRFLRDHLPDDARAYWEKRGLTGRRQISIFTRDIYRYGLLGRFIGIMHLLARAYGKNPRLMLTAQGLDEQRRLFEENLAPVFDSRLVRWLCRMPVSLYGLGIPPAQFAYLSADAGGDLAGLLRQRLARLACDFPLEDNYFAWQAFGRRYDRESRRAVPPYLTHGAYDAIRANAGRVTAVQASMTDRLATMPAESLDGYVLLDAQDWMTPAQMVALWTEIGRTARPGARVIFRTAGLDSPLEAALPAAIRSRWSYDPSTVPDYVARDRSSIYGGFHLYVRDVA is encoded by the coding sequence ATGAGCAAGCAAAAGACCAAGGATCTTCTGGCGAACGCGGTGCATGCGAACAAGCTGGCCAGCAGGCAAGGTATGCTCGAACGCCTGTTCACATTCGCCTTTTCCGGCCTTGTCTATCCGCAGATATGGGAAGATCCGGCCGTCGACATGGCGGCGCTCGAGCTCGGACCGGACAAGCGCATCATCACCATCGCCTCCGGCGGCTGCAATGTCATGAACTACCTGATGGCCTCGCCGGCCGAGATCGTCGCCGTCGATCTCAATCCGGCCCATATCGCCCTGCTCAAGCTGAAGCTGACCGCGGCGCGCCATCTGCCGAACCACGAGAGCTTCTTCCGCTTCTTCGGTCATGCCGACGAGCGGGAGAATACCGCTCGCTACGATCGCTTCCTGCGCGACCATCTTCCGGACGATGCTCGCGCCTACTGGGAAAAGCGTGGGCTGACCGGCCGCCGGCAGATATCCATCTTCACCCGCGACATCTATCGCTACGGTTTGCTCGGTCGGTTCATCGGGATCATGCACCTGCTGGCCCGCGCCTACGGCAAGAATCCTCGCCTCATGCTGACGGCCCAGGGGCTCGACGAACAGCGGCGGCTGTTCGAGGAGAATCTGGCGCCGGTCTTCGACTCCCGGCTCGTCCGCTGGCTCTGTCGCATGCCGGTGTCGCTCTACGGCCTCGGTATCCCGCCCGCCCAGTTCGCCTATCTTTCCGCCGATGCCGGCGGCGATCTTGCCGGTCTGCTCCGGCAGCGTCTGGCGCGCCTGGCTTGCGATTTCCCGCTCGAAGACAACTATTTCGCCTGGCAGGCTTTCGGCCGCCGTTACGACCGCGAGAGCCGCCGCGCCGTACCTCCCTACCTCACCCATGGCGCCTACGATGCCATCCGCGCCAACGCCGGTCGCGTCACCGCCGTTCAGGCTTCGATGACAGACCGGCTCGCGACCATGCCGGCGGAGAGCCTCGACGGTTACGTGCTGCTGGATGCCCAGGACTGGATGACGCCGGCACAGATGGTCGCCTTATGGACCGAGATCGGCCGAACGGCTCGTCCGGGAGCCCGCGTCATATTCCGGACCGCCGGGCTCGACAGCCCGTTGGAGGCGGCCCTGCCGGCGGCGATCCGCTCTCGCTGGAGCTACGATCCCTCGACGGTGCCGGACTATGTCGCTCGCGATCGGTCTTCTATCTACGGAGGCTTCCATCTTTATGTGAGAGATGTCGCGTGA
- a CDS encoding class I SAM-dependent methyltransferase has protein sequence MSAFTPRSSAGQKAAMDRMYRLTRHVYDATRKPYLLGRDRMIAGLEVPPGGSVLEMGCGTGRNLVAAGRRHPGIRLYGFDISSEMLKSARLNVDRSGLDIRLAEGDACLFDPEAAFGIAGFDRVYFSYTLSMIPDWTAALAHGLTLVKDGGRLSVVDFGFCEGLGAPARRLLHGWLTLFHVAPRADLEAEMARLANASGRTLHFERPARGYAQLGSIF, from the coding sequence GTGAGCGCGTTCACGCCTCGGTCGTCGGCCGGCCAGAAGGCGGCCATGGACCGTATGTACCGCCTGACCCGGCACGTCTACGATGCGACGCGCAAGCCCTATCTCCTCGGCCGGGATCGGATGATCGCCGGACTTGAGGTTCCTCCGGGCGGCAGCGTGCTGGAGATGGGATGCGGCACGGGCCGCAATCTGGTCGCGGCAGGCCGCCGTCATCCGGGTATCCGTCTCTACGGCTTCGATATCTCCAGCGAGATGTTGAAGTCGGCCCGCCTCAACGTCGATCGGTCTGGTCTCGATATTCGTCTTGCCGAGGGTGACGCCTGCCTTTTCGATCCGGAAGCGGCCTTCGGCATAGCCGGCTTCGACCGCGTCTATTTTTCCTATACCCTGTCCATGATCCCCGACTGGACGGCGGCTCTGGCCCACGGCCTCACCTTGGTCAAGGATGGTGGCCGTCTGTCGGTGGTCGATTTCGGCTTCTGCGAAGGGCTGGGGGCTCCGGCCCGCAGGCTTCTGCACGGCTGGCTGACCCTTTTTCACGTCGCGCCGCGCGCCGATCTGGAAGCGGAAATGGCCCGCTTGGCGAACGCGAGCGGCCGGACACTCCATTTCGAGCGGCCGGCTCGTGGCTACGCGCAGCTTGGCAGCATCTTCTGA
- a CDS encoding VOC family protein — protein sequence MFDHIDCPVTDIGRSVAFYDALLAPLGISRLITRIAPSSGAASNAGYGRDGHAGFWLSDASRKGRLHVGFSAMTREAVAAFHAAGLAAGGEDNGGPGLRPYAANYFAAYIIDPDGHNIEAVCRAAG from the coding sequence ATGTTCGATCATATCGACTGTCCGGTGACCGATATCGGCCGCTCCGTTGCCTTTTACGACGCCTTGCTCGCACCGCTCGGCATTTCCAGACTGATCACGCGCATCGCCCCGAGTTCCGGCGCAGCCTCCAATGCTGGCTATGGCCGGGATGGCCACGCCGGCTTCTGGCTGTCGGACGCCAGCCGCAAGGGACGCCTTCACGTCGGCTTTTCGGCCATGACGCGCGAGGCGGTGGCAGCCTTTCATGCCGCAGGGTTGGCGGCGGGTGGCGAGGACAATGGTGGGCCGGGTTTGCGCCCCTATGCGGCGAACTATTTCGCCGCCTACATCATCGATCCCGACGGCCACAACATCGAGGCCGTGTGCCGCGCAGCCGGTTGA
- a CDS encoding VOC family protein: protein MLDHMGFPAVDYEKSKAFYDTALAPLGVKVVMSVSAEETGGDAFAGYGSDGKPDFWVSTGRPAGEVMHFHVAFVAKDRATVDAFYAAAMAAGGRDNGGPGLRPHYHPNYYAAFVLDPDGNNIEAVCHKPE from the coding sequence ATGCTGGATCACATGGGCTTTCCTGCCGTCGATTACGAAAAGTCGAAGGCGTTCTACGACACGGCTTTGGCGCCGCTTGGCGTCAAGGTCGTGATGTCCGTCTCGGCCGAGGAGACGGGCGGCGACGCTTTTGCCGGCTACGGCAGCGACGGCAAGCCGGACTTCTGGGTGTCGACCGGCCGCCCCGCCGGCGAGGTGATGCATTTTCACGTCGCCTTCGTTGCAAAGGACCGGGCAACCGTCGACGCGTTCTATGCGGCAGCGATGGCCGCGGGCGGGCGCGACAACGGCGGGCCGGGGCTTCGCCCGCACTACCACCCCAATTACTACGCCGCCTTTGTTCTGGATCCCGATGGCAATAACATCGAGGCGGTCTGCCACAAGCCGGAATGA
- a CDS encoding histone deacetylase family protein, giving the protein MKTVYSPRHRLHADNQELNAGVITPAFELPARVDFILKRIATVGLGDVIEARAIDVVAAAAKVHDAGYLRFMADFWKMWLAEGRTGPTMPYVWPARGQRDIRPEHVNGLMGYYSFDGGASFVEGTWDAVQSAVWSAVGAAELIHGGEKAAYALCRPPGHHAGFSTMGGYCFINNAAVAAQWFLDHGAKRVTILDVDYHHGNGTQEIFYRRGDVQMVNLHADTAVAYPFFSGRADEIGEGEGEGFTLNLPMPFGTAWDTWGAALDHACRAIEVFGPDVVVVSLGLDTFEGDPISKFKLKREDYPKIGARVAALGRPTLFVQEGGYAVEDIGDNAVGVLAGFEGA; this is encoded by the coding sequence ATGAAAACCGTGTACTCGCCTCGCCATCGCCTCCACGCCGACAACCAGGAACTCAACGCCGGTGTCATCACGCCCGCCTTCGAGCTGCCGGCGCGCGTCGACTTCATCCTCAAGCGGATCGCGACGGTCGGTCTTGGCGATGTGATCGAAGCGCGCGCCATCGACGTCGTTGCGGCAGCCGCCAAGGTGCACGATGCCGGCTACCTCCGGTTCATGGCGGACTTCTGGAAAATGTGGCTCGCCGAAGGGCGTACCGGGCCGACGATGCCCTACGTCTGGCCGGCGCGAGGCCAGCGCGATATCCGCCCCGAGCACGTCAACGGCTTGATGGGCTACTACTCCTTCGATGGTGGCGCCTCCTTCGTGGAGGGAACCTGGGACGCCGTGCAATCGGCCGTCTGGTCCGCAGTGGGCGCCGCCGAGCTAATCCACGGCGGCGAGAAGGCCGCCTATGCGCTCTGCCGGCCGCCGGGCCACCACGCGGGATTCTCGACCATGGGCGGGTACTGCTTCATCAACAACGCCGCCGTCGCGGCGCAGTGGTTTCTCGATCATGGCGCCAAGCGCGTCACCATCCTCGACGTCGACTATCACCACGGCAACGGCACGCAGGAGATTTTCTACCGGCGCGGCGACGTGCAGATGGTCAACCTCCATGCGGACACCGCCGTTGCCTACCCATTCTTTTCGGGCCGTGCCGACGAGATCGGCGAAGGGGAGGGTGAGGGCTTCACGCTCAATTTGCCCATGCCGTTCGGCACTGCCTGGGACACATGGGGCGCCGCCCTCGACCATGCCTGCCGGGCGATCGAGGTCTTCGGCCCTGATGTCGTCGTGGTGTCGCTCGGCCTCGACACCTTCGAGGGCGATCCCATCTCCAAGTTCAAGCTGAAGCGCGAGGACTACCCGAAAATCGGCGCCCGCGTTGCCGCCCTCGGACGGCCGACGCTGTTCGTACAGGAGGGGGGCTATGCGGTCGAGGATATCGGCGACAACGCCGTCGGCGTGCTCGCCGGCTTTGAGGGCGCGTGA
- a CDS encoding ABC-F family ATP-binding cassette domain-containing protein, with the protein MLIISDLTYRIAGRILIEGASVTIHDGAKVGLVGRNGTGKTTLFNLVTGDLAAESGSIDLKRGARIGRVAQEAPGSDISLIDFVLAADTERTALMAEAETASDPHRIAEIQVRLADIEAHSAEARAATILSGLGFDAADQRRPCADFSGGWRMRVALAAVLFTEPDLLLLDEPTNYLDLEGTLWLTNYVQRYPYTVVLISHDRDLLDSAVDHICHLSEGKLTLWKGGYTSFARQRQEKMLLQEKAREKIEVRRKHLQAFVDRFRYKASKATQAQSRIKMLEKLDIIAEVVEEHVQQISFPNPRAKLAPPIVTYDKVDLGYVPDKPVLKRLTLRIDDDDRIALLGKNGNGKSTFAKALADRLVPFSGNIVKAGKLEVAFFAQHQLDELHPDESAVAHVRRLMPDAPDARVRSRVAQMGLDTNKMDTPARELSGGEKARLLLGLATFHGPNLLILDEPTNHLDIDSRESLIQALNDFEGAVILVSHDRHLVEATMDRLWLVDKGTITPFDGDMDDYKRFILSGPTDADRAAKGEEQRVTNADRRRLAAERRAQLAPLRKRIQGIEAEMDKARKLIARIDAALADPALFTSDPAKGARLSKERADAVRSLDTSEEEWLTLSSEYEEAEAADS; encoded by the coding sequence ATGTTGATCATATCCGATCTCACCTACCGTATCGCCGGCCGCATCCTCATCGAGGGCGCCTCCGTCACCATTCACGACGGCGCCAAGGTCGGTCTCGTTGGCCGCAACGGCACGGGCAAGACGACGCTGTTCAATCTCGTCACCGGCGATCTTGCGGCCGAGAGCGGCTCGATCGATCTCAAGCGCGGCGCTCGCATCGGCCGCGTCGCCCAGGAGGCGCCGGGATCCGACATTTCGTTGATCGACTTCGTGCTGGCCGCCGACACCGAACGAACGGCTTTGATGGCCGAAGCCGAGACGGCCTCCGATCCGCACCGTATCGCCGAAATTCAGGTCAGGCTTGCCGACATCGAGGCGCATTCGGCCGAGGCGCGCGCCGCCACCATCCTGTCCGGTCTCGGGTTCGATGCCGCCGACCAGCGCCGCCCCTGCGCGGATTTCTCGGGTGGTTGGCGCATGCGCGTCGCCTTGGCCGCCGTGCTGTTCACCGAGCCGGATCTGCTGCTGCTCGACGAGCCGACCAACTACCTGGATCTCGAAGGCACGCTCTGGCTCACCAACTACGTCCAGCGCTACCCCTACACGGTGGTGCTGATCAGCCACGATCGCGACCTTCTCGACAGTGCCGTCGATCACATCTGCCATCTGTCGGAGGGCAAGCTGACGCTGTGGAAGGGCGGCTACACGTCATTCGCGCGCCAGCGGCAGGAGAAGATGCTGCTGCAGGAAAAGGCGCGCGAGAAGATCGAGGTGCGGCGCAAGCACCTTCAGGCGTTTGTCGACCGCTTTCGCTACAAGGCCAGCAAGGCGACGCAGGCACAGTCTCGCATCAAGATGCTGGAAAAGCTCGATATCATCGCCGAGGTGGTGGAAGAGCACGTCCAGCAGATCAGCTTTCCCAATCCCAGGGCCAAGCTGGCGCCGCCCATCGTCACCTACGACAAGGTCGACCTTGGCTATGTTCCGGACAAGCCGGTGTTGAAGCGCCTGACCCTGCGCATCGACGACGATGACCGCATCGCCCTCCTCGGCAAGAACGGCAACGGCAAGTCGACCTTTGCCAAGGCCCTGGCCGATCGATTGGTCCCGTTCTCGGGCAATATCGTCAAGGCCGGCAAGCTGGAAGTCGCCTTCTTTGCCCAGCACCAGCTGGACGAGCTGCACCCCGACGAGTCGGCCGTCGCCCACGTGCGTCGCCTAATGCCCGATGCGCCCGACGCTCGCGTGCGCTCGCGGGTTGCACAAATGGGCCTCGACACCAACAAGATGGACACGCCGGCGCGTGAGCTCTCCGGTGGCGAGAAGGCACGCCTTCTTCTCGGCCTTGCCACCTTCCATGGGCCGAATCTGCTGATTCTCGACGAGCCGACCAACCACCTCGACATCGACAGCCGTGAAAGCCTCATCCAGGCGCTCAACGACTTCGAAGGCGCCGTCATCCTGGTCAGCCACGACCGCCATCTGGTGGAGGCGACCATGGATCGTCTCTGGCTGGTGGACAAAGGCACGATTACCCCGTTTGATGGCGACATGGACGACTACAAGCGCTTTATCCTGTCCGGCCCGACCGATGCCGACCGGGCGGCGAAGGGCGAAGAGCAGAGGGTCACCAACGCCGATCGACGCCGCCTTGCCGCCGAGCGGCGCGCCCAGCTGGCGCCGCTCAGGAAGCGCATTCAGGGCATCGAGGCGGAAATGGACAAGGCAAGAAAGCTGATTGCCCGCATCGATGCCGCCCTCGCCGACCCCGCCCTGTTCACCAGCGACCCGGCCAAGGGAGCCAGGCTGTCCAAGGAACGGGCCGACGCCGTCCGCAGCCTCGATACGTCCGAGGAGGAATGGCTGACGCTGTCGTCCGAATACGAAGAGGCCGAGGCGGCGGACAGCTGA
- a CDS encoding DUF599 domain-containing protein yields MTTAFTPFDIAAFVWFLAMWFGQAWLTEKSPWAEHSLTHFINIGRHGWVRQTAKRDLRMVDTAIVAGLQNGTAFFASTSLLAIGGGFTLLNSVDHAVGVVSALSDLTATNRTAFEYKVVGLLGIYAYAFFKFGWAYRMFNFGSILLGALPPPVEAETTEMDKAVARASSIIVVAGTNFNRGLRAFFMSIGYLGCFLGPIPLIASSTFIAVVLARRQFTSNAVKAMRRYE; encoded by the coding sequence ATGACGACCGCCTTCACGCCTTTCGATATCGCCGCCTTCGTCTGGTTCCTGGCCATGTGGTTCGGGCAGGCTTGGCTGACCGAAAAAAGCCCCTGGGCCGAGCACTCGCTGACCCACTTCATCAACATTGGCCGTCATGGCTGGGTGCGGCAGACGGCGAAGCGCGACTTGCGCATGGTCGATACCGCCATCGTCGCCGGGCTGCAGAATGGCACGGCCTTCTTCGCCTCGACGTCGCTTCTCGCCATTGGCGGCGGGTTCACGTTGTTGAACTCGGTCGATCATGCTGTCGGCGTCGTCTCGGCGTTGTCCGACCTCACGGCCACCAATCGCACCGCGTTCGAGTACAAGGTAGTCGGACTGCTCGGTATCTACGCCTATGCCTTCTTCAAGTTCGGCTGGGCCTACCGCATGTTCAATTTCGGCTCCATCCTGCTCGGCGCGCTGCCGCCGCCGGTCGAGGCGGAAACCACCGAAATGGACAAGGCCGTGGCGCGGGCATCATCGATCATCGTGGTGGCCGGTACCAACTTCAATCGCGGTCTGCGTGCCTTCTTCATGTCGATCGGCTATCTCGGTTGTTTTCTCGGGCCGATACCGCTGATCGCCAGTTCGACCTTCATCGCGGTGGTGCTTGCCCGCCGCCAGTTCACCTCCAACGCCGTCAAGGCCATGAGGAGATACGAGTGA
- a CDS encoding DUF3253 domain-containing protein yields MTDVDPHRVKAGQIRDVLLLMAAESPSGKPIGPDAVARAVAGKDEKVWRRLMKPIKDEAIRLAKEGKVILLRKGKPVDPDRVRGLYRIRLRAEGEPMPVYEASKPDEDLLDDDFLLDGDDEA; encoded by the coding sequence GTGACCGACGTCGACCCGCACCGCGTGAAGGCCGGCCAGATCCGCGACGTTCTGTTGCTGATGGCTGCCGAGTCGCCCTCCGGAAAACCGATCGGCCCGGACGCCGTCGCTCGTGCCGTCGCCGGCAAGGACGAGAAGGTCTGGCGCCGGCTGATGAAGCCAATCAAGGACGAGGCGATACGTCTCGCCAAGGAGGGCAAGGTCATCCTCCTAAGAAAAGGCAAGCCAGTCGACCCCGACCGAGTGCGGGGGCTCTACCGTATCCGTCTCAGGGCCGAGGGAGAGCCTATGCCGGTTTACGAGGCGTCGAAGCCGGACGAGGATCTGCTTGACGATGACTTTCTTCTTGACGGTGACGACGAGGCATAA
- a CDS encoding YdcF family protein encodes MFYVLSKVGFLFLRPSNALLLALLLGAGMRLLGWRRRGAELIGIALTLLVVCAWTGAPTLLLRPLEQRFSVPTNPDRLTPAGILVLGGVVDTGLSTERRSVELIDGAERLIAAAELARQYPSARILLSGGSNGAFENDELAESAIARDLLVELGVSAERITIEDRSRNTRENAIDSFATVEPKPQEQWLLVTSAFHMPRAMGTFRAAGWSGVVAWPVDYRNGASTDWLGGRTAAEGLTMTDMAVREWIGLIAYRFAGYTDALLPRP; translated from the coding sequence GTGTTCTATGTGCTCTCCAAGGTTGGGTTCCTCTTTCTGCGTCCCTCCAACGCCCTTCTCCTGGCGTTGCTGCTTGGGGCCGGCATGCGATTGCTGGGGTGGCGACGGCGCGGCGCGGAGTTGATTGGCATCGCGCTTACATTGCTGGTCGTGTGCGCATGGACGGGCGCTCCAACCTTGCTGCTGCGGCCACTTGAGCAGCGCTTCTCGGTACCGACAAATCCCGACCGGCTCACTCCAGCGGGCATTCTGGTGCTGGGGGGTGTCGTCGACACCGGCCTGTCGACCGAACGGCGGTCGGTCGAGCTGATCGACGGCGCCGAACGACTGATCGCCGCCGCAGAACTGGCCCGGCAGTATCCCAGCGCGCGTATCCTGCTCTCCGGCGGTTCCAATGGCGCGTTTGAGAATGACGAACTCGCCGAATCGGCCATTGCCCGCGATCTGCTTGTGGAGTTAGGCGTGTCGGCCGAGCGGATCACCATCGAGGACCGCTCTCGCAACACCCGCGAGAATGCCATCGACAGCTTCGCCACGGTCGAGCCGAAGCCTCAGGAGCAGTGGTTGCTGGTGACGTCTGCCTTCCACATGCCGCGCGCCATGGGGACTTTCCGCGCCGCCGGCTGGAGCGGCGTGGTTGCATGGCCGGTCGACTACCGCAACGGCGCGTCGACCGACTGGCTGGGCGGACGCACCGCCGCCGAGGGGCTGACGATGACCGACATGGCCGTCCGCGAATGGATCGGACTCATCGCTTATCGCTTCGCCGGCTACACCGATGCGCTGCTGCCGCGGCCGTGA
- a CDS encoding ATP-dependent Clp protease proteolytic subunit translates to MISKDQKYVRLDDEEEEKDEKAKDAAPAPQVDKYLFKSRTVLITGQVTQEMAKEVTSRLLALAEASATDPITVIVSSPGGHVESGDMIHDMIGFVAAPVNIIGTGWVASAGALIYVSVPKERRFCTPNTRFLLHQPSGGTGGMATDIEIQAREIIKMRDRLNRIFAQATGQPVERIEKDTDRDYWMSAEEGIAYGLVGRVVRTAADI, encoded by the coding sequence ATGATTTCCAAGGATCAGAAATACGTCCGCCTCGACGACGAGGAAGAGGAGAAGGACGAGAAGGCCAAGGATGCTGCGCCGGCCCCACAGGTCGACAAGTACCTCTTCAAGTCGCGTACGGTTCTGATCACCGGCCAGGTGACCCAGGAGATGGCAAAGGAAGTGACCTCCCGCCTCCTGGCGCTGGCGGAAGCGAGCGCCACCGATCCGATCACCGTCATCGTGTCGTCGCCCGGCGGCCATGTCGAATCCGGTGACATGATTCACGACATGATCGGCTTCGTGGCGGCCCCGGTGAACATCATCGGAACCGGTTGGGTGGCAAGCGCCGGCGCGCTCATCTACGTGTCGGTGCCCAAGGAACGCCGTTTCTGCACCCCGAACACCCGCTTCCTGCTGCATCAACCGTCCGGCGGAACGGGTGGCATGGCCACGGACATCGAGATCCAGGCCCGCGAGATCATCAAGATGCGCGACCGCCTCAATCGGATCTTTGCCCAAGCTACCGGCCAGCCGGTCGAGCGCATTGAGAAGGATACCGACCGCGACTACTGGATGAGTGCCGAAGAGGGCATCGCCTACGGTCTGGTCGGCCGGGTGGTTCGGACCGCCGCGGACATTTGA
- a CDS encoding lysozyme inhibitor LprI family protein, producing MRGIVAFCFAMAIGSAAQAQDGNPAEPTDADRQVIAECVANAPHENVSPLGCIGMVSDPCLAAPDNDNTPMMAACLEREGAIWDERLNDDYQALMDGLDKAEASKLRDSQRAWLTVRDATCDIEGSFWQGGTGYGGAIAGCMMRETGARDISLVALRTYLDQ from the coding sequence ATGCGCGGTATCGTCGCTTTCTGTTTTGCAATGGCTATTGGCAGCGCGGCCCAGGCCCAGGACGGCAATCCGGCCGAGCCGACCGATGCCGACCGACAGGTGATCGCCGAGTGCGTGGCAAACGCCCCGCACGAAAATGTCAGCCCGCTTGGCTGTATCGGCATGGTCTCCGATCCCTGCCTCGCGGCTCCCGACAACGACAACACGCCGATGATGGCCGCCTGCCTCGAACGGGAAGGAGCCATCTGGGACGAGCGTCTCAACGACGACTATCAGGCGCTGATGGACGGTCTCGACAAGGCCGAGGCGAGCAAGCTGCGCGACAGTCAGCGGGCCTGGCTGACGGTGCGCGACGCCACCTGCGACATCGAGGGTTCGTTCTGGCAAGGCGGCACGGGTTACGGCGGCGCCATCGCAGGCTGCATGATGCGCGAAACTGGTGCCCGCGATATTTCACTCGTCGCTCTTCGTACCTATCTCGATCAATGA
- a CDS encoding glycoside hydrolase family 25 protein → MDIAWVKKAFRTKRRRGGRTPAIAGRWASLAARLVNPLALGSLAVGLSACALFDFGPPGPDDYPVKGIDVSYYQEDINWRSVVADNTAFAWLKATEGGDWSDPKFAQNWYGAAMAGLPRGAYHFWYFCRPAMEQVSWFMQNVPYDPYALPPVLDIEWVDSKTCPGHPPREAIIPEVKTWLDAIERYYGKRPIIYTSISFYNDRLRGAFPGYFVWIASYKGHPVVRDPSLRWNFWQHTEAGRVAGIRGRVDRNVFNGSAREWRAFLEGRLNPDG, encoded by the coding sequence ATGGATATTGCTTGGGTAAAGAAGGCATTTCGAACGAAGCGGCGACGCGGCGGCAGAACGCCCGCGATTGCCGGCCGTTGGGCAAGCCTCGCAGCCCGCCTGGTAAATCCGCTCGCTCTCGGCTCGCTTGCCGTCGGTCTGTCCGCCTGCGCGCTGTTCGATTTCGGCCCTCCGGGGCCTGACGACTACCCCGTGAAGGGTATCGACGTCTCCTATTACCAGGAGGATATCAACTGGCGCTCCGTCGTGGCCGACAACACCGCCTTTGCCTGGCTGAAGGCGACCGAGGGGGGAGACTGGTCCGATCCGAAGTTTGCGCAGAACTGGTACGGCGCCGCCATGGCCGGCTTGCCGCGCGGCGCCTACCATTTCTGGTATTTCTGCCGCCCTGCCATGGAGCAGGTGAGCTGGTTCATGCAGAACGTGCCCTATGATCCCTATGCGCTGCCGCCGGTGCTCGACATAGAATGGGTCGACTCCAAGACGTGTCCCGGCCATCCGCCGCGGGAAGCGATCATTCCAGAGGTCAAGACGTGGCTTGACGCCATCGAGCGCTACTACGGCAAGCGGCCGATCATCTACACGTCGATCAGCTTCTATAACGACCGGCTGCGCGGCGCCTTCCCCGGCTACTTCGTGTGGATCGCCTCCTACAAGGGGCACCCCGTGGTACGAGATCCAAGCCTGCGCTGGAATTTCTGGCAACACACGGAAGCCGGACGAGTGGCCGGTATCCGGGGGAGGGTGGATCGCAACGTCTTCAACGGATCGGCCCGTGAATGGCGGGCATTCCTCGAAGGACGGCTCAATCCCGACGGATGA